tttataaagtttttactggcaaagctctaattcaaagtcaagcactgagaaaagtcgagctcTTGttcttattattattgttattattattattatgatcatcattattattattattattatttgatgctacattgtattttataagaTTATAATAATAGCTACATGTGTAAAGCTTTGCACACAATGACAAACGTCTGTAAGCCTAAGGCGAGATATATTTATGCTATATCTCTCCCTGTTTACTCTTATTTAGAGTATTGTAGATGAAAACAAGACGATCGTAACTGAAAGGTCAAAATAAGCAATATACGTTAGATGTTTTGGTTGTATGGGAAATATTACTCCAGTTGCAAAGACTTAGTCATATcgttttaaatatatgttattaCTTCATTGTCTCTGTGAGACATATCCCTTAAGGATTAATTATACGTATGAGAATAGCCAACATGTTAACCTTATGTCTTTCGTTTTCGATAAAGGTCGACTGTAGTTTGGAGTACTATTCCCATTATACGCTAGATACACCTTTTACGTCATATTAGAATTACGTATTTTCCTGTtccttttaatttaataattttctaaaaatgttaataacGTATTAGTTTATAACACTTTGTTATTGATATGAATGTAACTTTCTCCGACATgaatgtatgatatatgtatgtactatgtatttgcatttttcactgttcgtcatacaTGTATTGAACTGTTGTCCTCATGGGCTTATGAGCCTAATGGATctaataaataaacttgaaaacatATAAGATAAGCgtacatttgtaaatgctacttgACATAGATATCGTCTAACAAGACATTAAAAACATTGCAGATTGAACTCATCTAATATTTTCACGTGCTCAGATATGGTGTGATACCTGTGTACGTGCGCCTGTATGGTATGATAACTGTGCACGTGCGaaggtatggtatgtaggtaaTCATTTTGGTTATCAACCCACGGAGAACAAAGCAACAATTGtgtaaaaattaatgttaaatataAAGCATGAATTTcggatttattttttaaatgttattaaatatgttttcaaatgtatATTCACTCACACTCAGTGTTTACCAGAGTGCTGACAAAGCAGTTTTGGGTAACAACCCGTTTACACTCTCATGTACGTACACAATGGGTTCTCCAGAACAGTTGTTTTCTATTGAGCTGATGAGAAAGCGGGAGCCAGATTCAGATTTTACAACAATAGTGCGGTTTCAGAACCCTTCGAGTCCTCTTAATGTAAGTTATCAGGACACTTCACTGGAATCGAGGACAGTAGCAACAAAACCAACAAAGAGTAGTAAAACTGCAACACTCGTGTTCAACACAGTAGAGTGTGATGATAAAGCTACATATAAATGGAAGGCGTTTTACACTGATGGAACAAACAAGAATGCCGAGAAAACTTCTACCTTATCTGTGAAAGGTAAAGTCAGtccaaatacatttttgtaactcacagCATCAGAAGTTTTCACaagcaaaaacaaacaatattataaataa
This Mercenaria mercenaria strain notata chromosome 17, MADL_Memer_1, whole genome shotgun sequence DNA region includes the following protein-coding sequences:
- the LOC128549920 gene encoding uncharacterized protein LOC128549920, with amino-acid sequence MFSNVYSLTLSVYQSADKAVLGNNPFTLSCTYTMGSPEQLFSIELMRKREPDSDFTTIVRFQNPSSPLNVSYQDTSLESRTVATKPTKSSKTATLVFNTVECDDKATYKWKAFYTDGTNKNAEKTSTLSVKAKTLFGQQEHRSLSYVPSTNLEEGDNVVFTCSGDIGNEPVGHLGWFYYLNNNTSNAINASSKATSTAPIYVSSTCSYTRTSTLQLKMTSDFNNLIVGMYSSTR